The proteins below come from a single Myripristis murdjan chromosome 10, fMyrMur1.1, whole genome shotgun sequence genomic window:
- the tbx22 gene encoding T-box transcription factor TBX22: MQALSSRAHAFSVEALVGKPCKRMKVSDGQDTSSSGDTGSDTSTFTGSALKKPDDSSCDSGRSRLGTVSGEADPAGEERRPGESDCYPDREVRVELQGSELWNRFYEIGTEMIITKAGRRMFPSVRVKVRNLDPCQQYYIAMDVMPVDSKRYRYVYHSSQWMVAGNTDHSCISPRLYVHPDSPCAGETWMRQVISFDRVKLTNNEMDDKGHIILQSMHKYKPRVHIIRHDPRMDLSQIQSLPAEGVHSFSFPETEFTTVTAYQNQQITKLKIDRNPFAKGFRDPGRNRGVLDGLLESYPWRSPLSLDLKPFTIQLQGSSGSPTSSASPLKSLLPLSSSSSPYPFSFSSLSCQDTTLHALTLPLYGKASPTSPISPLASRGYSSLGADRLRALPSLSPLTDLPLLTALQGKKVSHCRDPCLQGSPGTSPFLIPLQGPLSPRGPASSLLPHLPDTAGPFCLYRYSLPLNPHLTAVSRHAKLSEDTADCLLRQSPWHPTANHCL, from the exons ATGCAGGCTCTGAGCTCCCGGGCTCATGCGTTTTCGGTGGAGGCGCTGGTCGGTAAGCCCTGCAAGAGGATGAAAGTGTCGGACGGGCAGGACACAAGTTCATCAGGAGACACCGGCAGCGACACGAGCACCTTTACCG GTTCAGCACTAAAGAAGCCAGACGACAGCTCCTGTGACTCGGGCAGATCGCGCCTCGGCACAGTGAGTGGAGAGGCCGACCCGGCTGGAGAGGAGCGGAGGCCGGGGGAGAGTGACTGCTACCCGGACAGAGAAGTACGGGTAGAGCTGCAGGGCTCGGAGCTGTGGAACAGATTTTATGAGATCGGCACCGAGATGATCATCACCAAAGCTGGCAG GAGAATGTTTCCGTCAGTGCGCGTCAAAGTGCGCAATCTTGACCCGTGCCAGCAATATTACATCGCAATGGATGTCATGCCTGTGGACTCCAAAcgctacag GTATGTGTATCACAGCTCGCAGTGGATGGTGGCTGGAAACACGGACCATTCCTGCATTTCTCCCAGATTGTACGTGCACCCGGACTCCCCGTGTGCAGGAGAGACGTGGATGCGCCAGGTCATCAGCTTCGATCGTGTCAAGCTGACTAACAATGAGATGGACGACAAGGGACAT ATCATTCTTCAGTCGATGCATAAATACAAGCCACGCGTGCACATCATCCGCCATGACCCCCGAATGGACTTGTCACAGATCCAGTCGCTGCCTGCAGAGGGTGTGCACAGCTTCTCCTTCCCAGAAACCGAGTTCACCACAGTCACAGCCTATCAGAATCAGCAG ATCACCAAGCTGAAAATCGACAGAAACCCGTTCGCCAAGGGCTTCAGAGACCCGGGGAGGAATAG GGGAGTGCTGGATGGCCTGCTGGAGTCATATCCCTGGAGGAGTCCCCTCAGTTTGGACTTAAAGCCGTTCACCATCCAGCTCCAAG GGAGCTCAGGGTCGCCAACCAGCAGCGCTTCCCCTCTGAAGAGTCTCctgcctctgtcctcctcttcatctccatACCCGTTCTCCTTCTCCTCGCTCTCCTGCCAGGACACGACTCTTCACGCCCTCACTCTCCCCCTCTATGGCAAAGCCTCTCCCACGTCACCCATCTCCCCTCTGGCCAGCAGAGGCTACTCCTCCTTGGGAGCAGACAGACTAAGGGCCTTGCCCTCTTTGTCTCCGCTAACAGACCTCCCCCTCCTTACAGCGCTGCAGGGAAAGAAAGTGTCCCACTGTAGGGACCCATGTCTACAAGGCTCTCCAGGGACTTCACCTTTCCTAATCCCCCTCCAAGGCCCCCTCAGCCCTCGGGGGCCTGCCTCGTCTCTTCTTCCCCATCTCCCTGACACTGCCGGCCCCTTCTGTCTCTACCGCTACAGCCTGCCCCTAAACCCGCACCTCACAGCTGTTTCTCGCCATGCCAAGCTATCCGAAGACACCGCAGACTGTCTCCTGCGCCAGTCTCCTTGGCACCCAACTGCCAACCACTGCCTCTGA